A genomic region of Dioscorea cayenensis subsp. rotundata cultivar TDr96_F1 chromosome 25, TDr96_F1_v2_PseudoChromosome.rev07_lg8_w22 25.fasta, whole genome shotgun sequence contains the following coding sequences:
- the LOC120252910 gene encoding extensin-3-like: protein MGTMKAMVIPLLLLLLMGGMVSEATPNHQVKPAYPPLAPPPTHENHHHHHHHHHHYHHHPHHAPPPQSSPPLYPYPKSPPPPIHHGHHPPAPVHPSPPPVYTPPPTTPPVHYGTPPPPPPPIHYGRHPPAPVHHSPPPPPPPPVYTSPPPPIHYGRHPPAPVHHTPPPVYTPPPTPTPVHHGTPPPPPIHYGHYPPAPVHHSHPPPPPPVYTPPPTPVYHGTPPPPPIHYGRHPPAPIHHSPPPVYHTPPPTPAYHGTPPPPHIHHGRHPPAPIHRAPPPVYTTPPPPYHNIPEHGPPPPPYH, encoded by the coding sequence ATGGGAACCATGAAGGCTATGGTGATTCCTCTTCTCCTTCTACTACTCATGGGAGGAATGGTCTCTGAGGCCACTCCAAACCATCAAGTCAAGCCTGCTTATCCACCACTTGCTCCTCCACCCACCCATGAaaaccaccatcaccatcaccatcaccaccaccactaccaccACCATCCTCACCATGCACCACCTCCACAATCATCACCACCACTATATCCATACCCCAAGTCTCCACCTCCTCCTATTCACCATGGTCACCATCCTCCAGCACCAGTTCATCCCTCTCCTCCTCCAGTGTATACCCCACCACCTACCACCCCTCCTGTTCATTATGGtactccaccaccaccaccacctcctatTCACTATGGTCGCCATCCACCAGCTCCAGTTCAccactctcctcctcctcctcctcctcctccggtGTATACATCTCCACCACCTCCAATACACTACGGTCGTCATCCTCCAGCACCAGTTCACCACACTCCACCTCCAGTCTACACACCACCTCCAACTCCAACCCCAGTTCATCATGGCACTCCACCACCTCCTCCCATTCACTATGGTCACTATCCACCAGCACCAGTTCATCactctcatcctcctcctcctcctccagtATACACACCTCCACCAACTCCAGTTTATCATGGAACTCCTCCACCACCTCCTATCCACTATGGTCGTCACCCTCCAGCACCTATTCATCACTCACCTCCTCCAGTATATCATACTCCTCCACCAACCCCTGCTTATCATGGTACACCTCCACCTCCTCACATCCACCATGGCAGACATCCTCCAGCACCAATCCACCGTGCTCCACCTCCGGTGTACACAACTCCACCGCCACCGTACCATAACATTCCTGAGCATGGTCCTCCACCACCACCTTACCACTAA